One Microcebus murinus isolate Inina chromosome 10, M.murinus_Inina_mat1.0, whole genome shotgun sequence DNA segment encodes these proteins:
- the LOC105864877 gene encoding transmembrane protein 198-like isoform X2 — translation MEEALLPLAVMSESRPFNQQLPEPPEPSCVLEPQDNPELAPALVCALCCCFGIIYCCFGYRCFKAVMFLSGLLSGALVIFLLCHKERVLETQLSLEVSAGIALGIGLLCGLVTMLVRSVGLFLTGLLLGLTLGAGALLGTEPIYQPPSAWVPGGGLVGLALLGALLTLRWPRLFTTLGTAMLGAAVLVACADYFLEGLALGSRLGQRLQALPALPPLCWYSWVLLGTWPALGALGALAQWKLMAEEHGVHNNVVLSHQRRHLQLLRIHQQEAKWHRTPSGVGLCESSYRRQSPHNARSPADSLAPSYLQSLRERQLGPGPQATSPHTILDLDSDCGSTVPLTTHSGSTQT, via the exons ATGGAGGAAGCCTTGCTGCCCCTGGCTGTGATGTCCGAATCCAGGCCCTTTAATCAACAactcccagagcctccagaacCAAGTTGCGTTTTGGAACCCCAGGACAATCCTGAACTGGCACCTGCCTTGGTGTGTGCCCTTTGCTGCTGTTTTGGAATCATCTACTGCTGCTTCG GCTACCGCTGCTTCAAGGCAGTGATGTTTCTCTCGGGCCTGCTGTCAGGAGCTCTGGTGATCTTCCTGCTGTGCCACAAGGAGCGGGTGCTGGAGACACAGCTGAGCCTGGAGGTGAGCGCAGGCATCGCGCTAGGCATTGGACTCCTCTGCGGTCTGGTCACCATGCTGGTTCGCAGTGTTGGACTCTTCCTGACTGGTCTCCTGCTAGGCCTAACCCTGGGTGCCGGGGCCCTGCTGGGCACCGAGCCCATCTACCAACCACCTTCAGCCTGGGTGCCAGGCggggggctggtggggctggcaCTGCTGGGAGCCCTGCTCACACTTCGGTGGCCACGTCTATTCACAACTCTGGGCACAGCCATGCTGGGTGCTGCGGTGCTGGTGGCCTGTGCTGACTACTTCCTGGAGGGGCTAGCACTGGGCAGTCGGTTGGGCCAACGCCTGCAGGCACTTCCagccttgcctcctctctgcTGGTATAGCTGGGTCTTGCTGGGGACCTGGCCAGCCTTGGGGGCCCTTGGGGCCCTGGCCCAGTGGAAGCTCATGGCTGAGGAACATGGAGTCCACAACAACG TGGTATTGAGCCACCAGCGGAGGCATCTCCAACTCCTTCGGATCCATCAACAAGAGGCCAAGTGGCACCGGACACCCTCTGGGGTGGGGCTTTGTGAGAGCAGCTATCGGCGCCAGTCCCCCCACAATGCCCGGAGCCCTGCTGACAGTCTGGCTCCA AGTTATCTCCAGAGTCTTCGAGAGCGCCAGCTGGGACCAGGCCCCCAGGCGACATCCCCTCACACCATCCTGGACCTGGACTCTGACTGTGGTTCCACTGTACCCCTCACCACACATTCTGGTTCTACCCAGACCTGA
- the LOC105864877 gene encoding transmembrane protein 198-like isoform X1 encodes MEEALLPLAVMSESRPFNQQLPEPPEPSCVLEPQDNPELAPALVCALCCCFGIIYCCFGYRCFKAVMFLSGLLSGALVIFLLCHKERVLETQLSLEVSAGIALGIGLLCGLVTMLVRSVGLFLTGLLLGLTLGAGALLGTEPIYQPPSAWVPGGGLVGLALLGALLTLRWPRLFTTLGTAMLGAAVLVACADYFLEGLALGSRLGQRLQALPALPPLCWYSWVLLGTWPALGALGALAQWKLMAEEHGVHNNAVVLSHQRRHLQLLRIHQQEAKWHRTPSGVGLCESSYRRQSPHNARSPADSLAPSYLQSLRERQLGPGPQATSPHTILDLDSDCGSTVPLTTHSGSTQT; translated from the exons ATGGAGGAAGCCTTGCTGCCCCTGGCTGTGATGTCCGAATCCAGGCCCTTTAATCAACAactcccagagcctccagaacCAAGTTGCGTTTTGGAACCCCAGGACAATCCTGAACTGGCACCTGCCTTGGTGTGTGCCCTTTGCTGCTGTTTTGGAATCATCTACTGCTGCTTCG GCTACCGCTGCTTCAAGGCAGTGATGTTTCTCTCGGGCCTGCTGTCAGGAGCTCTGGTGATCTTCCTGCTGTGCCACAAGGAGCGGGTGCTGGAGACACAGCTGAGCCTGGAGGTGAGCGCAGGCATCGCGCTAGGCATTGGACTCCTCTGCGGTCTGGTCACCATGCTGGTTCGCAGTGTTGGACTCTTCCTGACTGGTCTCCTGCTAGGCCTAACCCTGGGTGCCGGGGCCCTGCTGGGCACCGAGCCCATCTACCAACCACCTTCAGCCTGGGTGCCAGGCggggggctggtggggctggcaCTGCTGGGAGCCCTGCTCACACTTCGGTGGCCACGTCTATTCACAACTCTGGGCACAGCCATGCTGGGTGCTGCGGTGCTGGTGGCCTGTGCTGACTACTTCCTGGAGGGGCTAGCACTGGGCAGTCGGTTGGGCCAACGCCTGCAGGCACTTCCagccttgcctcctctctgcTGGTATAGCTGGGTCTTGCTGGGGACCTGGCCAGCCTTGGGGGCCCTTGGGGCCCTGGCCCAGTGGAAGCTCATGGCTGAGGAACATGGAGTCCACAACAACG CAGTGGTATTGAGCCACCAGCGGAGGCATCTCCAACTCCTTCGGATCCATCAACAAGAGGCCAAGTGGCACCGGACACCCTCTGGGGTGGGGCTTTGTGAGAGCAGCTATCGGCGCCAGTCCCCCCACAATGCCCGGAGCCCTGCTGACAGTCTGGCTCCA AGTTATCTCCAGAGTCTTCGAGAGCGCCAGCTGGGACCAGGCCCCCAGGCGACATCCCCTCACACCATCCTGGACCTGGACTCTGACTGTGGTTCCACTGTACCCCTCACCACACATTCTGGTTCTACCCAGACCTGA